Part of the bacterium genome, CGATCTGGACCAACTCCTGCATCCGCGTATTGATCCCGATTCCAAGATCGAAGTCATTGCTCGCGGATTGGCAGCCTCTCCGGGCGCAGCCTCCGGTAAAGTCGTATTCCACGCTGACGAAGCTGTACGTTTGGCTGAGAAGGGCGAGAAAACGATTCTGGTGCGTATGGAGACCAATCCAGACGATATCGCCGGCATGATCGCCTCCGAGGGTATTCTGACTTCTCGTGGCGGTATGACCTCTCACGCGGCGGTTGTTGCCCGTGGCATGGGTAAACCCTGCGTCGTTGGCTCCGATGATATTCGCGTCTATGAATCTCGCCGCCAGTTTGCAATCGGCACGCTGGTGATCAAAGATAAGGAAGTTATCACCATCAACGGTACGACCGGCGAGGTGATGATGGGTGAAGTGCCGACCATTGACCCCGAGCTTTCGGGCGAATTCGGTACCTTCATGCAGTGGGCTGATGAGGTCCGCAAGATTGGTATTCGAACCAACGCCGATACACCGCACGATGCCGCTCTTGCGCGCAAGTTTGGCGCTCAAGGTATCGGTCTCTGCCGTACAGAGCACATGTTCTTCGGCAAGAACCGTCTGCCGCATATCCAAGCAATGATTCTGGCAACTACCCAGGCTGATCGCCAGACGGCACTGGACCGTCTCTTCCCGTTCCAGAAGGCAGATTTCAAAGGCATCTTCGAGGCGATGGAAGGACTGCCGGTTACCATCCGTACGCTCGATCCCCCGTTGCACGAGTTCCCTGCCCAAGGAAGAAGAAGTCCACAAGCAGATTGCCGAATTGACCGGCGTGCCGGACAAGGCTGAAGAGATTGAGCGTCTCAAGAAGATTCTCGAGCGCCTGTCACAACTGCACGAACAAAATCCAATGATGGGACATCGCGGTTGCCGTCTCGGAATTACCTATCCGGAAATTACCGAGATGCAGGTCAAAGCGATCCTTACTGCCGCAGCCGAGTTGATCAAGGAAGGGAAGAAAATTCTCCCTGAGATCATGATTCCGCTCGTCGGCAATCGCAGCGAACTTCAAAATCAAAAGAAGTCGTGATGCGCGTCGCCGAACTGGTAATCCGCAAACACAAGGTTGAGATACCGTTCCTTGTCGGCACCATGATCGAAATCCCGCGCGCCGCGATGACTGCCGACGAAATCGCGCAGGATGCCGATTTCTTCAGCTTCGGCACCAACGACTTGACTCAGATGACAATGGGATTCTCTCGCGATGATGCCGGCAAGTTCCTGCGCTTCTATCTCGACAAGGGTATTCTCGAGAAGGATCCGTTTGTTTCGATTGATCAAGTCGGTGTCGGCGCGCTCGTCAAGATCGCCTTCGAAAAAGGCCGCTCAGTCAAGCCGCATCTCAAAGTCGGCATTTGCGGCGAACATGGCGGCGATCCCGATTCGATCGGTTTCTGCCATAAGGTCGGACTGAATTATGTGTCCTGCTCACCGTTCCGGGTTCCGATTGCGCGCCTTGCAGCAGCGCAAGCCGTGATTCTTGAGAAGCAGGGCAGGGAAGCTTCGAAACAGTCCGCGTCGGCGTAAGAGATATTCGTTCTGTAGGGCAGGTCTCCAAAGAGACCTGCCTTTTTCGTTAGGTAGAGAACTAATGTTCACCTTCCTCCTCTGGCTCATTCTCCTAATCCTCTGCTGGCCCTTGGCTTTGCTCGCACTCATTCTCTATCCGTTTGTCTGGCTGTTGATGCTGCCATTTCGTCTCCTTTGGAATTGCAGTAGAAGGCGTTTTTGCGCTTCTGAAGGCCATAATAATGCTGCCCGCACGGGTTCTATCGGGACCGTCCGCAAAATAAACCGGTGCGTAGAACCGCTATTGATCGCCCCCTTGACGTACACTCCTCATTTTCTTAGATTCACCAGCCAATAATGGACTTAACCACAATTTGAGGATACCATGGACAAAAGCGTTTCCCAAAGACTCGCCGACTGGGTCTACAATCTGAAATACGAAGACATCCCGCCGCACGTAATTGAATCCGCCAAACGCATTTTGCTTGATGCGATGGCGTGTTGTCTCGGCGGTTATCACTCGCATGACGCCAAAGTCGTGCGCAAAGTAATTGACGCACTTGGCGGCACACCCGAGTCAACGATTCTCGGTTCAAACAAGAAAACCAACAGCTACAACGCCGCACTGATGAACGCTATCCAGACGCGTTCGATGGATTACAATGACATCTATTGGAAGGAAGACCCTTCGCACCCATCCGATATTATCCCCGCTGCAATCGCACTTGGTGAGCGCGAAGGACGCAGCGGCAAGGATCTATTGATGGCTATCGTCATTGGCCACGAAATCGAAATGCGTATGTGCGAGTTTGCACATCCGGGCATTCGCGAAAGAGGCTGGCACCATGCGACTCTGACGGCATTTGTTTCGCCGCTTTCGGCAGGCAAAATGCTTGGCCTCAACGCCGAACAACTGATGCATGCTATTGCCATCTCCGGTTGCCGCTCGTTCACTCCCGGAGCAATCGCCGCAGGTAAACTTTCGATGATGAAAAATACTGCCGACCCACTTTCGACGCACGCAGGCGTGATTTCGGCATTGCTTGCCAAGGAAGGCTACACCGGCACTATCGAGATCTTTGAAGGCAAGGAAGGCTTATACAAAGTTCTCGGCGGCAATTTCGAAACGGAAGTCCTTTTCAACGGACTCGGCACCGGCTGGCGCGTACCGGATATCGCTTACAAGGCGTTTCCGACCGAGTACCTCACTCAATCGCCGGTGACCGCAGCCCTTAAGCTCATCAAAGAGAAGAACGTGACTTGGGATCAAATCGAAGAAGTCACTGTATACACGATACACCGCGCTGTCGATATTCTTGCCGATCCCAGCAAGTATCATCCGAAAGAAAAAGAAACCGCCGATCATTCGATGCCGTACTGCGTCGGCGCCGCGATTATGGATCGCATGGTTACGCCGCTACAGTTCTTGCCGGAGCGCATCGCCGACCCGACCTTGATCGACTTTATTCAGAAGATCAAAGTCTTGGCCGATGACGAACTTGAAGCGCGCTTCCCGAAGGTTCAGCCCTCACGCGTTGATCTGAAACTCAAGTCTGGTGAGATGCTCTCGCAGTCGGTTGATTTCGCGCAGGGTGATCCGCGCGAACCGATGACTGATCAAGACTTGATGGATAAGTTCTACGGGCTCACCAAGCCTTACATGAATGATGCCCAGCGCGCCAAAATCGTCGCGAATATTCGCAATCTGGAAAACATCAAGAAGATCGATCAATTCGTTGCGAGTATGGTGATGCCGGGAACTGGTTCTGCCAAACCCGCAAAGAAAGTCAAAGCCGCGTCTAAGGCGAAAGCCAAACCAGCGGCCAAAGCTAAAGCTAAACCGAAAGCAAAGGTCAAAGCAAAGGCGCCAACGAAGCCTAAGGCAAAGCCTCAGAAGAAAGCCAAAGCCAAGGCGAAACCGACAGTGAAAAAGACGTCAAAGCCGAAGGCGCGACCGAAGCGTCGCAAGTAATTCTCTTTTATTCGGAAGAAATGTTACTGAGCCGCTAACCCCTCTCCCGCCTGCGGCGGGAGAGGGGCAGGGGTGAGGGCGTCTTTACGGCAGCTTCTCTCCAACCACCGTTTTGAGCTTATTTCCCTTGATGAATCTCGTATTTGAATCGGTGCGATTGATGATACCAAGTACGTCAATCGAAACCGGCGTAGGATACTTCTGCGCAAACTGATCTAACGTCATCGCCTCATTGAGCGTGACAATCTTCAATTTCACGGCTGTACAGCCAATGCCTTGGCGTCGGTCAATTTGGCGAAGCTCTTTGTCGAGTTGGTTGCCTCCTGCTCGTTCGCACTCCATCCGGCCTCGGTTCCGTACGCGAGTATCTGGAATATCTTGCTGTCATAGCTATAAAAATACGCTACTCCGCGCAGCTCGCCACTCTCGGTCGCAACACTGAACTTGCCCCAAGATGCCGGAATTCCATTTACGTTTGCTGATTGACGGCCGGTTGCGACGACGCCCTGTTGGCTGAAGAATCCGTTGGCTGCTTCGGTGTGCGAACTTCCTTCGGCAAGAGTCAGCTGTATCATCGCATCTTGATTGGCACTAATTCCAACAACACCCTGGACCTGATTCGCAGTGCGCCAGCCTTGCGGAAATTCATAGCGAAACTTGAAATCGGGATGCAGGAAGAGGCTTTCCTTGAAATAACCATGTCGCGGATTATCGCCGAACACGATTCCGTCAATCACCTCAAGGTATTTCTCCCGATTGACTTCGCTTCCCGATGCGATGGACATTGTATCAAGTTGCCCAAGAATGTTCTGCGCACGGTTTCCCGGATTTGGATGAGTTGACAACCATTCAGGTACATCGCTTCCGCCGGCAGCCTGCGTCACACCATCAAGCATTTCCATTACACCGACCAGTTCACGCGGATCCTTGTTGATTCGGCGCATATACCTGAGGCCAAGTGCATCTGCCTCCGTTTCGTCATCGCGCCCAAACTTCAGGAAAGCAGTCCCAGCCCTGCCTGGCGCATCAGCATATCGCTGCAATCGCGGTTCCAGCAGTGTCGAAACACCGAGACCAAGTTGAGTAATCTGCGCTGTGCTCATCTGCGTCACTGAATGTTTTCCTGTGACGTGACCGATTTCGTGTCCGACAACTCCGGCCAATTCCGCTTCGCTATTGAGATGAGCTAAGATTCCACGTGTCACATATATGAATCCGCCGGGCAGGGCAAAGGCGTTTACCGCTGGGTCATCGACGACCTTGAAGCTCCAAGGCAAATTTGGACGTTCGCCCTGAGCAGCCATTTTCAATCCAAGGTCGCTGACATACTTTTGTAGTGCATCATTGGGATAGAGCCCCATCTGTGCTGAGATCTGTTTATCAGCATCCCGGCCAATTGCAATTTCTTGCGACTCACTAATCAGGTTGAATTGCCGCTTGCCGGTCGCAGCGTTAGTGGCACAACCGTTGATCATGACTGCAGCGCTTGCCAACAACGCGAGTAGCAGAATCACCAATCCGCATTTCTGGACAGTGCGCATATTCATCGAATAGTCTTTCAAATTCAAAACACTCATATCTCCACCACCATGTTTAGTGTAACAGTTTTCGACCCTACAGATTATACGCACCCAACTGCCAAACAACAAGAGCACTCGCCCTAATACTATTTGCCTGTTTCCGCACCCTCGGTAGGAGCAGGGCTGATATGCGGTGCGTCAAAGGCTGGCGGTGGTATCCGAAGGACAAATCCGGGGATGAGAGTGTTCACAAGTGTATAAATAATCAATCCGCCGAAGATTGCCCCGCTAACTTCAAACTTGTCGCGCAAGATTCCGGCAATAACCAGCGTGAAAACCAGCGTCGGAATCATTGCAACACCGATTCGCATTCCTCCTGCGATAGATTCCTTGAGCGCTATCTTGCGATGCAATCCAATCCACAACAACCGGACCGGTACCATAACGACAAGAAAACCGGCACCGGTGATCAAAGCGTTCATCGAGAAATCATCTCGACCAAGGTGCAAACCGGCATTGAAGAAATAAAACGGTACGAACACCGAGGCAAACAACTCTACGGCATGCAACATCTGCTCCGATGCCATCGCCGGCAGCTCCTCACGAAATCTTTGAGCCGCTACTCCACATACGAAGGCGCCAACAAGATAGTAAACTCCCAACTCGCGAGTCACAAATGCGCAAACTACTGCCAACATCAGCAGGAAAGCAAACTCAGATCGAGGTGCATACGGCAACAGCACCTTTGCAAAGAACTTCAATAGCAGTGGCAGAATTGCGATCAGTAGAACCAGAACTAGCAAGGATACCGAGAAACGAGTTGCACTTGCCGACTGCACTACAGCGAAAAGGGCCGCCAACGCGATCAACTCAATCGATATCACCTTAGTACGAACCCAGAATCGCTCGCGCTCATCAAGGTGGAGCGCCTTGAGTGAATCGAGAATGAATCCTGCTGAGGGCGTCATTAATGCCAGAGCAACGAGTACTGCCGGGCGGATCGCGAGGTCAAAAACCAGCATGGCGCCATAGCTAACTGCAGCGAGTCCGATTAAGTGAAAAACAACGTACTGCAGGAGGACCAAAGCGTGTGAACGCAGCTCAGAAAAATTGATCTCTAAACCGGCAAACAAGAATAGGGCAACGATCCCAAACGTCGCAAGCAGTCCGATTGTATTGTCGTGCGCAAAGAGCGAAAGTCCCACTCCGGCGCCGAGTCCCAGGAACACACAAGTTATTGCTGACGGAAGTCGAAATCGCTGCAGAAATCGCGGGAGGACAAACAGGGCGAAGAGCAGTACTATGTAGATCAACTCCGAATTCTTAAACTGATCGAGCGATTCCAATGGCACTCCTAAATGGAAACTGTTCCACGCAGATTGTTGGTGAAAGTTATTCGGAAATGAATGAAGAGTCAACAAGAAGGCGAAATCAGAACTCTAAGTCTTCGCCGATCATAGGCACAAATTTGACCGGCACAATGGACTTGACTGTTTCACCGCCGGCACACTTGACGATCTGAAGCAGCTCCTGACGATCCGAACCGACTGGTATGATCAGTCTACCGTTGTCTTTGAGTTGCGACGTCAGTTCAGGCGGCAGTTTTGATGGAGCGGCAGTAACAACGATGGCATCAAAGGGAGCTCGTTCGGGCCACCCGCGTCGACCATCGCCGCATCGGAAGTGAATATTTTCGAATCCCAATCGACTTAGTGTCGCACGCGCTTGCTCGAACAATGGTTCGACTATCTCGATTGTCGCAACCTCAGCGGCAATACTGGCCAGGACAGCTGTTTGATATCCAGATCCGGTACCAATCTCAAGAACGCGGGATGATGCGTCTATGCGCGCAAGTTGCGTCATCAGCGCGACAATATACGGTTGCGAAATTGTCTGTTCGAATCCAATAGGCAGAGGATTATCGGTATAGCTTTCTGAGCGATGTTTATCAGGAACAAATTCGTGCCGTGGCAGGGTTCCCATCGTATCCAACACGGCCTTGTTCACAATGTCGCGCCCGGCCAATTGTTTCTCCAACATCATCTGTCGTTGGTAGTAAAACGGATCAGTCGATTGCTCGTTCATCAGCAGCCTTTACAGATTATTGGATGCAATTGCATTATGAAACTAGCCTATTTGACTGTACTCGGCAATGGATTTTGTCTGATGAAGCGAATCATTGCATATCCGAGTGCTATCATGAAGAGATAGTGAAATCCGGGGCGATCGCCGAATGTGCAATACTGGATTGTCATGCCGAACACACCGGCACAAACTCCGACCAACATTGGGAATGCGGCGAGTGTGCGCGACTTGCGAATTGTACCGATGGCACTCCAGAAGAAGTGAACAATGACGCTGCAAAGCACGGCAAAGCCAATTATACCTGTTTCGACCAATGCATTGAGAAACACCGAATGGGCTGAGAGCACAACATCCATTCCAAGTCGGGCTGCGCCGAATAATCCGTAGTTGCCGATGCCTACACCAAGCAAAGGGTACTGAACAAATGTCGCCCAGAGTGTTTGCAGATAGAGCACGCGCGGATCGGCGCCGAGCTTCTCGACATCCATTCGCAATTGCATCAGCTCCCAAATATCCAGATCAAATCGAAAATAGCCGAGCGACTTGAGCGCCAGACCTGCTACTGCGATCACCGCAATTGTCGCCGCCGCTGCTTTCAACATTCGCGCCTTGGAGCAGAAGCAAAACATGAACGCCATGGCTCCTGCAAATGCAATCCATCCTGAACGCGACATCGTCAAGAGCAAAGTCGCGAGACTTATCACCACAAGTATCAGGGGCGTCCGAATTCTCCACGACTCAGGCAATTGCTTGCGATATAGAACGATCCCGATTGCCAAAGGTAAGAACGAAACCAGGTAATGCGAGAGGTGCAGTGACTCGCGAAATGTCGCTCGCGGTGCAAAATCGGCGATGAAAGCTGAATAGAATCGAGTCTTTCCGTATTGGTATCCCTGGTCTGCCGCCGCTCCAAATGCGTGCGTGAAGTCCTTACCCGGCAGATCAAGCGCTACGGCGAGCGTCTGCCAACAACCGATCAATCCCAGTCCAAGCCCAATCCAAAGATAGAGCTTCACAGAAGAAAGAATGTCATCACGAGATCGAATGCGGTTCAATACAACCACGAAGAACAGAATGTGCACCGCCGTCAGAATCCACTGAATCAGAGGGCGCATTGCCGAGGCTCGCCATGCCATTGCTGAACTTGCGTGAACCTCGGGCGGCGCTGTGAAGAGACCTACAACCAGTGAAACTGTGCAGATCGCGAAGTATGTTATCAACAGTCGCGATGGTGTCTCTGCAAGACTGACATGTTTGCCGTGGACTACATAGGATAGTATCAACAGGCCGAAGAGAACATAGTAGGGCGTGATTGAGAAGCCGGCCTCGACAACAAAGGTTGCTTCAAGCGGAAGTGCCGCTATCAACAACATGTACACAGCCTGCTGTTTCGCAATCGCCAGATAAACACCTGCTGCGGCAACAGCGCACCCGGCACCCAAAGTAAGCAATTCGGAAGTGAGAAAGCGGTCTAGGAGCAAGAAAGAGGCGACGGCAGTCAGCGCTAGTCCGAACAAGAGCAATGCTCGGTTTCGAAGTAGCTCCGGAACTACCATTGCAGTTTCTGCCGTAGTTTCCGTATCTGCATCATTGTTTCCATTGGATTGCATTCGGTCCGAGGCATGATTGCGAATGTTGTCGAGTACGGTAGCTGACATTCGAACTCAGTAGACAAGCTGATCGCCGGATACTTCACGCCATACGAGGGCGAAATCCAATTCGTCCCGATCTGAAATGGTTTGGTTTCATCACAATTGGCGAACAACAAACCGCTCTCAGAACTTGCAGGCTTGAAGTGAATCAAGTAATTCTCAAGTGCTTCAATCCGCATGTTATCAACATGGAAATTGAACTGAAGCCGATGAGACGAGCGGCCATGGACGTGGTCATGTATGAGAATAGCCTGACTGGACTTACACAGGTAAATTGACCGCCGGTGCGTCACAGCGTCATCGAGGCGGTTGTAGCAATCGTGTTCGGCAACTACCAAATCAAAGTCGTCGTTGCTTTGCCAATCAATGATCTTCGGCGTACCGTCGCTCCTTAGCAGGAACAGTAGGCCGCGCACCATCCGGTTTTGTTCGCAGTTGTCAACCATTACTGTGTTGTGACTGCTCGTCGATCGATACTGGTTGCGAACATCTTCATCCACAGTATATTCGAACGAGCCCGGATCGACAAACACTGGCGTACCCCGATGCGCGAGAGTAAATGACAGCAGGTCATTGTGCTTATGATTGCCTAGTCCGGCAGTACCGACCGGGTTGGCATAGAAATTCAGTGTGAAGTCTCGCGAACGCATCTGGCAAATCCCCGACTCAGCCAAGTGAACGGAGTCTAAATGAGTGCCGGCTGCCTCACTGACTTTGGGAGTTGACAAACCAAAACAGGCGCACTCCGGAGTCGTCATTGTTGGATTGGTGCGAGTACCAGGCAGCAAAGACATTCCCAAGTCAACTATGTCGCGATAATCTCGGCCTTTGCGCCAAAACAACTTGAGAATTCGACCGTCATCATTGTCTCCGAAATTGTCAACTAAGCCATCGGCACCGCTGAATCGATCGAGATTCATTACCATAAGTGACAGCCTGTTTCTGAACTGCTCTGAAAATTGGAAGTCGCACTTAGTCGACAGCAAATACGCCATCAAGAATATCTCTGTGACAAGCCCGTGATAGGGTAGGGAAGATTCATAATCGAGCCCGTCGCTATTTATCTGCGCCAGCATTTCCTTCTCGAATTCGTCGATAGCAAATTGCCGCCAGTTATTGGCACGGATCGTTTTGCCGAAAACTTCGCCGAGATAGAGAAGTCCCAAGAGATTGGTCAAGTAGTGGTTAGTATTGTGACCGTCGCCGGTTACTTCAAGATTTTCGTAAATCGACTTCGCGCCCTTGTACAACTCGACCGTCAGGAATTTGGAGAACTCCTCGCTGAATCTATGCTGTTGCGCAAAAGTCTGGTACGCAACCAGCCAGTTTATGCATCGAATTGCTGTGTCCATCGGGCAGGACCAGTTGACGGTCTGCAGATATTCATTGCCTTCTGCCCACGACACCACCTGATTGGCAAATTCGTTCGGATACGAATCGTCGCCGTTCTTGAGATAAGAAAGCGCCATTGGTAACAAGTGATTGCATCGCGACAACTCCCACGGAATCTTCACATCTGATCTGTCGCTAAGACTTACCAGCTTCTGCAGTCGATAATCGCGCTTATCCCAGCTCTTTCCGCTCTTGAAATCGGTACACCAATTAATTCGGGGACCAAGATCAACGAGCCCTGATCCAAGCAGATCAAATCGGTGGCGCAGTGCATTTTGCGCAACCTCGCTCATGCGCGACCAGTCATCGGGATGGCTCTTCTCAATTCGTTGGAGTGTCTTTGATTCGGACGTCCCGGTGAGAATTAGCGGCAATCGATTAAGGGCAGCAACAAGGTGCTCACTGCCGATCTCGCGAATCAGTGCATCATCATCGACTCGCCGCTGAGGAACAAATGCACGGACGATCTTCAATTTGCGAATGACTTTGAAGCCAATTCGTTTCACTAAAGCTGTTTCCATTAGAGTCGCTCCTCGTTGGTTTCGTCTTCTATGTTATGGTGACTTAACTGTCCGTTGCATCGCGGCATTTGAGTGTGCTGCATTTGCCGGAAGAAGTCTGGCAAGATTCTGCTCATACATCTCTGTTGCGCCTGCATAGTCATCACTACGACCGATGTCGAGCCAAATACCTTCAAACGGGAAGGTCTGAATCTTCTTGTCGTTGTCGAGTAGCTTGTGAACTAGGTCCGGAAAATCAAAACGTGTCTCTGCCGGGATATAGGGAAGAACACTTGGCGAAATCACATAAATACCCATGCTGACTTTCAACGAGTACTCCGGCTTTTCGATGTATTCGCACAGTCTCAGATTGCGGTCTGTTTCGAGAACTCCAAGATCGATCTTCACACGCTTGCTGTAAGCGGCAATCGTAATCTCGGCATTGGAATCGAGGTG contains:
- a CDS encoding M48 family metalloprotease is translated as MSVLNLKDYSMNMRTVQKCGLVILLLALLASAAVMINGCATNAATGKRQFNLISESQEIAIGRDADKQISAQMGLYPNDALQKYVSDLGLKMAAQGERPNLPWSFKVVDDPAVNAFALPGGFIYVTRGILAHLNSEAELAGVVGHEIGHVTGKHSVTQMSTAQITQLGLGVSTLLEPRLQRYADAPGRAGTAFLKFGRDDETEADALGLRYMRRINKDPRELVGVMEMLDGVTQAAGGSDVPEWLSTHPNPGNRAQNILGQLDTMSIASGSEVNREKYLEVIDGIVFGDNPRHGYFKESLFLHPDFKFRYEFPQGWRTANQVQGVVGISANQDAMIQLTLAEGSSHTEAANGFFSQQGVVATGRQSANVNGIPASWGKFSVATESGELRGVAYFYSYDSKIFQILAYGTEAGWSANEQEATNSTKSFAKLTDAKALAVQP
- a CDS encoding NTP transferase domain-containing protein, producing the protein MKAVILAGGEGTRLRPYTTVLPKPLMPVGNFPIAETLVRQLRHYGVHEITFAVGYLHQLIEAYFGDGSKWGVSISYLHEDQPLGTAGPLAKLPQFPEPLIVLNGDILTDLDFAGLYKKHLDSNAEITIAAYSKRVKIDLGVLETDRNLRLCEYIEKPEYSLKVSMGIYVISPSVLPYIPAETRFDFPDLVHKLLDNDKKIQTFPFEGIWLDIGRSDDYAGATEMYEQNLARLLPANAAHSNAAMQRTVKSP
- a CDS encoding cation:proton antiporter; its protein translation is MESLDQFKNSELIYIVLLFALFVLPRFLQRFRLPSAITCVFLGLGAGVGLSLFAHDNTIGLLATFGIVALFLFAGLEINFSELRSHALVLLQYVVFHLIGLAAVSYGAMLVFDLAIRPAVLVALALMTPSAGFILDSLKALHLDERERFWVRTKVISIELIALAALFAVVQSASATRFSVSLLVLVLLIAILPLLLKFFAKVLLPYAPRSEFAFLLMLAVVCAFVTRELGVYYLVGAFVCGVAAQRFREELPAMASEQMLHAVELFASVFVPFYFFNAGLHLGRDDFSMNALITGAGFLVVMVPVRLLWIGLHRKIALKESIAGGMRIGVAMIPTLVFTLVIAGILRDKFEVSGAIFGGLIIYTLVNTLIPGFVLRIPPPAFDAPHISPAPTEGAETGK
- a CDS encoding MmgE/PrpD family protein, translating into MDKSVSQRLADWVYNLKYEDIPPHVIESAKRILLDAMACCLGGYHSHDAKVVRKVIDALGGTPESTILGSNKKTNSYNAALMNAIQTRSMDYNDIYWKEDPSHPSDIIPAAIALGEREGRSGKDLLMAIVIGHEIEMRMCEFAHPGIRERGWHHATLTAFVSPLSAGKMLGLNAEQLMHAIAISGCRSFTPGAIAAGKLSMMKNTADPLSTHAGVISALLAKEGYTGTIEIFEGKEGLYKVLGGNFETEVLFNGLGTGWRVPDIAYKAFPTEYLTQSPVTAALKLIKEKNVTWDQIEEVTVYTIHRAVDILADPSKYHPKEKETADHSMPYCVGAAIMDRMVTPLQFLPERIADPTLIDFIQKIKVLADDELEARFPKVQPSRVDLKLKSGEMLSQSVDFAQGDPREPMTDQDLMDKFYGLTKPYMNDAQRAKIVANIRNLENIKKIDQFVASMVMPGTGSAKPAKKVKAASKAKAKPAAKAKAKPKAKVKAKAPTKPKAKPQKKAKAKAKPTVKKTSKPKARPKRRK
- a CDS encoding alginate lyase family protein translates to METALVKRIGFKVIRKLKIVRAFVPQRRVDDDALIREIGSEHLVAALNRLPLILTGTSESKTLQRIEKSHPDDWSRMSEVAQNALRHRFDLLGSGLVDLGPRINWCTDFKSGKSWDKRDYRLQKLVSLSDRSDVKIPWELSRCNHLLPMALSYLKNGDDSYPNEFANQVVSWAEGNEYLQTVNWSCPMDTAIRCINWLVAYQTFAQQHRFSEEFSKFLTVELYKGAKSIYENLEVTGDGHNTNHYLTNLLGLLYLGEVFGKTIRANNWRQFAIDEFEKEMLAQINSDGLDYESSLPYHGLVTEIFLMAYLLSTKCDFQFSEQFRNRLSLMVMNLDRFSGADGLVDNFGDNDDGRILKLFWRKGRDYRDIVDLGMSLLPGTRTNPTMTTPECACFGLSTPKVSEAAGTHLDSVHLAESGICQMRSRDFTLNFYANPVGTAGLGNHKHNDLLSFTLAHRGTPVFVDPGSFEYTVDEDVRNQYRSTSSHNTVMVDNCEQNRMVRGLLFLLRSDGTPKIIDWQSNDDFDLVVAEHDCYNRLDDAVTHRRSIYLCKSSQAILIHDHVHGRSSHRLQFNFHVDNMRIEALENYLIHFKPASSESGLLFANCDETKPFQIGTNWISPSYGVKYPAISLSTEFECQLPYSTTFAIMPRTECNPMETMMQIRKLRQKLQW
- a CDS encoding O-antigen ligase family protein is translated as MSATVLDNIRNHASDRMQSNGNNDADTETTAETAMVVPELLRNRALLLFGLALTAVASFLLLDRFLTSELLTLGAGCAVAAAGVYLAIAKQQAVYMLLIAALPLEATFVVEAGFSITPYYVLFGLLILSYVVHGKHVSLAETPSRLLITYFAICTVSLVVGLFTAPPEVHASSAMAWRASAMRPLIQWILTAVHILFFVVVLNRIRSRDDILSSVKLYLWIGLGLGLIGCWQTLAVALDLPGKDFTHAFGAAADQGYQYGKTRFYSAFIADFAPRATFRESLHLSHYLVSFLPLAIGIVLYRKQLPESWRIRTPLILVVISLATLLLTMSRSGWIAFAGAMAFMFCFCSKARMLKAAAATIAVIAVAGLALKSLGYFRFDLDIWELMQLRMDVEKLGADPRVLYLQTLWATFVQYPLLGVGIGNYGLFGAARLGMDVVLSAHSVFLNALVETGIIGFAVLCSVIVHFFWSAIGTIRKSRTLAAFPMLVGVCAGVFGMTIQYCTFGDRPGFHYLFMIALGYAMIRFIRQNPLPSTVK
- a CDS encoding protein-L-isoaspartate(D-aspartate) O-methyltransferase yields the protein MLEKQLAGRDIVNKAVLDTMGTLPRHEFVPDKHRSESYTDNPLPIGFEQTISQPYIVALMTQLARIDASSRVLEIGTGSGYQTAVLASIAAEVATIEIVEPLFEQARATLSRLGFENIHFRCGDGRRGWPERAPFDAIVVTAAPSKLPPELTSQLKDNGRLIIPVGSDRQELLQIVKCAGGETVKSIVPVKFVPMIGEDLEF